One Tetrapisispora phaffii CBS 4417 chromosome 2, complete genome genomic region harbors:
- the CTF3 gene encoding Ctf3p (similar to Saccharomyces cerevisiae CTF3 (YLR381W); ancestral locus Anc_4.235) produces the protein MSGLLDETITLLVDSTDTSSNNLLKGWLDDLFNLVPEYGLNCTQLKSIIRFVTISPVITATTKVFIIENYLLPNEAIDLMVIKTIIDGLGTSSLSQQYKYYASRQIQVSLVKWLVQNYFLWDHISDEINGSIWLHIWQYEYLQKWLTYIIIWTTKSRNDVRKWKLQYLQKFAFNPGYLEANIYSAAILDRYTSIVGHSQSISDIKAKLACNQRSLQNFYNLEINESQLKLVANILSSSVKGRAFTQDYINSSVESLKLQLTSSQQHISSNFNSYLHNPPAGHIYIPTVKNNKELICNWRTVVVPKNLEYIFDDRIASSVIITTLIKEGNNMSSQSQIYNWIEVQLKRCFNLNGNLSEHEVIIIIRKIMMQCMINKQLIPKIASEFLTSEYLNRRLFSFNFLSTSLIPLLNPTNNNDMRKYVLKMLAMCHLWQQDNNNSTTLFFNLMRSFVVMIKIWLNDSAIYNSKENMLVAADIINDISKLIVTVYLNEVTDRKVTIALVLLFESILSFPSQCYKDDKILKKIMIPPSLMNNILLSDDPIIVNVCCKYLIKSKQLLHEKSSDYMIVNWGNQYILDLTNYLWRNKITISKKIFGLPNEFIKSITNNLYFPNVSNISRAVFTITGVPSLSFICSKYLLDLEERTYTKVHYNRTLTEEGFKMFMTHINNTYAGNIPGIWLSDTNAIIELRIKILKEMITSNSSYSMIPLFLFTYLKSLSKYNENNKDIERTGQLA, from the coding sequence ATGTCTGGACTTTTGGATGAGACTATTACTCTGTTGGTTGACTCAACAGATACTTCTTCTAACAATTTGCTGAAAGGATGGTtagatgatttatttaacCTTGTCCCAGAATATGGTTTGAATTGTACCCAGTTGAAAAGCATAATAAGGTTTGTTACCATATCTCCAGTTATAACTGCAACAACTAaagtatttattattgaaaattatttacttcCAAACGAGGCCATTGACTTGATGGTGATTAAGACAATAATCGACGGTTTAGGAACATCAAGTTTGTCACAACAATATAAGTACTATGCATCAAGACAAATTCAGGTAAGCCTTGTGAAGTGGCTTGTTCAAAACTATTTCTTGTGGGATCATATAAGTGATGAGATTAATGGATCGATATGGCTTCATATATGGcaatatgaatatttacaaaaatggCTGACCTACATAATTATTTGGACAACTAAATCTAGAAATGATGTAAGGAAATGGAAACTTCAATACTTGCAGAAATTTGCATTTAATCCAGGGTACTTGGAAGCCAATATTTATTCTGCAGCTATTTTGGATAGGTATACATCCATTGTTGGACATTCGCAATCAATTTCAGATATTAAAGCAAAATTAGCATGCAATCAAAGAAGtttacaaaatttttacaacttagaaataaatgaaaGTCAACTGAAACTGGTGGCCAATATATTATCCAGTTCTGTTAAAGGTCGAGCATTTACACAAGATTATATAAACAGTTCAGTGGAATCATTAAAGTTGCAATTAACCTCATCACAACAACATATATCTAGCAACTTCAATAGTTACTTGCATAACCCACCAGCTGgacacatatatataccaaCAGTTAAGAATAATAAGGAACTCATCTGTAATTGGAGAACGGTTGTAGTACCAAAGAatttagaatatatatttgatgatCGCATTGCTTCTTCAGTAATCATCACAACTTTAATAAAAGAGGGAAATAATATGAGTAGTCAATCTCAAATATACAATTGGATAGAAGTACAATTAAAACGTTGTTTTAACCTAAACGGCAATTTATCTGAACACgaagtaataataattattagGAAAATTATGATGCAATGTatgataaataaacaacTTATCCCAAAAATTGCAAGTGAATTTTTAACTTCAGAATACTTAAATAGAAGACtattttcattcaatttTCTGTCGACTTCTTTGATACCTCTGTTGAATCCAACCAACAATAATGACATGAGAAAATATGTGCTTAAGATGTTAGCGATGTGTCACTTATGGCAacaagataataataattcaactaccttattttttaatctcATGAGAAGCTTTGTagtaatgataaaaatatggCTGAATGATTCAGCAATCTACAATAGTAAAGAAAACATGTTGGTTGCCGCCGATATAATTAATGACATATCAAAACTTATTGTAACTGTTTACCTCAATGAAGTAACAGACCGTAAAGTAACCATCGCattagttttattatttgaaagtATTCTATCCTTCCCATCACAATGTTACAAGGATGATAAAATactaaagaaaattatgatCCCACCTTctttaatgaataatattttactttCTGATGATCCAATAATCGTAAATGTTtgttgtaaatatttaataaagtcAAAACAACTATTACATGAGAAAAGTTCCGACTATATGATCGTTAACTGGGGAAATCAATATATCCTAGATTTAACGAATTACTTATGGAGAAACAAAATCACAATttctaaaaaaatattcgGTTTACCAAATGAGTTCATTAAAAGCATTACAAATAACTTATACTTTCCAAACGTTAGTAACATTTCTAGAGCTGTTTTCACTATAACTGGAGTTCCGTCATTAAGTTTTATATGCTCCAAGTACTTGCTTGATTTAGAAGAAAGAACTTACACAAAAGTTCATTATAACCGTACCCTAACAGAAGAAGGCTTTAAGATGTTTATGACACATATTAACAATACATATGCGGGAAATATACCTGGCATTTGGTTAAGTGATACCAATGCCATCATTGAGTTaagaatcaaaatattaaaagaaatgatTACAAGTAATTCATCATACTCCATGATCCCTCTCTTTTTATTCacatatttaaaaagtCTATCCAAATACAATGAGAATAACAAAGACATTGAAAGAACCGGTCAATTAGCATAA
- the TPHA0B00860 gene encoding CRAL-TRIO domain-containing protein (similar to Saccharomyces cerevisiae CSR1 (YLR380W); ancestral locus Anc_4.234) yields MNVEEENKSLEYNKQLVLKQLWFYLLRFWGEPLEESILLELLDTINDNKVVTEPKKSSSYFGWGSKSTSGDTKGKTDMSFDPFTKYGIDKDASESLFWNSLNIETPDDYVLKFLRARKWHFEKSISMLVKALEWRLSKFDTLKIIRGGERKFYNDNKQGVVKNLELQKAVICGYDLKGRPIIIVRPHLHYSKDQTPEELEEYALLVIEQTRLFFKEPVLSATILFDLTDFTMANMDYAPVKFLVEVFEAHYPECLGHLMIHNAPWLFSPIWNVIKAWLDPIVASKIMFTYNTKDLLTWISKENLPEYLGGELGFDFDSYVCPDESADETLTDVEQRDPIQKEREAIIRSLKDKTIEWIKTKDETKSQELFNERIEIMEKLSKNYASLDLYVRSRSTYDINGSLKL; encoded by the coding sequence ATGAATGTCGAAGAGGAGAACAAGTCCCTGGAATATAACAAACAGCTGGTATTGAAGCAGTTATGGTTTTATTTGCTGAGGTTCTGGGGAGAACCTCTTGAGGAAAGTATTCTACTAGAACTATTGGATACcataaatgataataagGTCGTTACTGAGCCAAAAAAAAGCTCATCTTACTTTGGATGGGGATCTAAGAGTACTTCCGGAGACACTAAAGGTAAGACAGATATGTCATTTGACCCGTTCACAAAATACGGTATAGATAAAGATGCTAGTGAAAGTTTATTTTGgaattcattgaatataGAGACTCCAGATGattatgttttaaaatttttaagaGCTAGAAAATGgcattttgaaaaatctattTCAATGCTTGTGAAAGCATTAGAATGGAGACTCTCAAAGTTTGATACTTTGAAGATCATCAGAGGTGGTGAAAGGAAGTtttataatgataataaacaaGGTGTAGTTAAAAATTTGGAATTACAAAAAGCCGTCATCTGTGGTTATGATCTTAAGGGTAGGCCCATTATCATTGTTAGACCACATTTGCACTATTCCAAAGATCAAACACCTGAAGAATTAGAGGAATATGCGCTTTTAGTTATTGAACAAACAAGATTATTCTTTAAGGAACCTGTTCTTTCGGCtactattttatttgatttaactGATTTCACAATGGCAAATATGGATTATGCACCAGTAAAGTTTTTAGTGGAAGTTTTTGAAGCTCATTATCCTGAGTGTCTTGGCCACTTAATGATCCATAATGCTCCTTGGCTATTTTCGCCTATTTGGAATGTTATAAAAGCTTGGCTAGATCCCATCGTGGCAAGTAAGATTATGTTTACATACAATACCAAGGATCTCTTAACTTGGATTTCGAAAGAAAACCTACCTGAATATCTTGGAGGTGAACTCggttttgattttgattcttACGTTTGTCCTGATGAATCTGCGGATGAAACATTGACTGATGTTGAACAAAGAGACCCTattcaaaaagaaagagaagCTATTATTAGATCATTGAAGGATAAAACTATAGAATGGATAAAAACCAAGGACGAAACAAAATCACAAGAGCTATTCAATGAAAGAATAGAGATAATGGAAAAACTATCCAAGAATTACGCATCGTTAGACCTTTACGTCAGATCTAGATCGACGTACGATATCAACGGCTCtctaaaattataa
- the TPHA0B00870 gene encoding uncharacterized protein (similar to Saccharomyces cerevisiae YDL057W; ancestral locus Anc_4.233) — MKLKEVREKICVHQHCTSHQRLQRCKVYEMTESRGICYRVVNEIPSHLKLTDSESFVYIKNPKYHIGEGIAGILTLPQSIPNCNKTIKFVLLLHGMQSHKNAIYQPRLAKRLAQLGYMVLRIDFRNNGDSESIVDDNKGRCLQRDLEDIETIYDLVTRESKLLLGGGENELSFDSIVSHSRGVISMFEFVRTTKACIRNLINCSARYEGLTLYDKLTKQHPNWILDNGYEATLLQHNKFVKQWIYKDEMLSFINASEDNFKQIDPQINLLSCYGALDDVVPQSAPSQFATLFHDHHHKLVIIPNANHNYYGHSNDPNILFKPLNKGRVDYNDDLTSVLVSFIAAG, encoded by the coding sequence ATGAAGTTAAAGGAAGTGAGAGAGAAGATTTGTGTACATCAACATTGTACATCACATCAACGATTGCAACGGTGCAAAGTTTACGAAATGACTGAATCTCGTGGAATCTGTTACCGTGTGGTGAATGAAATCCCTTCACACCTTAAATTAACAGACTCCGAATCATTTGTCTATATTAAGAACCCCAAGTACCACATCGGCGAAGGGATTGCTGGCATTCTGACTCTCCCACAATCGATCCCTAATTGCAACAAGACTATAAAATTTGTCCTGCTGCTGCATGGGATGCAATCGCATAAGAATGCCATATACCAACCCAGATTGGCAAAACGATTGGCACAGTTAGGATACATGGTATTGCGAATAGATTTCAGAAATAATGGTGATTCTGAATCTATTGTGGACGATAATAAAGGTAGGTGCTTACAAAGAGATTtagaagatattgaaaCGATATACGATCTTGTCACGAGGGAAAGCAAGTTATTATTAGGAGGAGGTGAGAATGAGTTATCCTTTGATTCGATTGTTTCGCATTCTAGGGGTGTGATATCGATGTTTGAGTTTGTTAGAACTACTAAAGCATGCATTAGAAACTTGATAAATTGTTCAGCAAGATATGAGGGCTTGACTTTATATGATAAACTAACGAAACAACACCCTAACTGGATACTTGATAATGGGTACGAGGCAACCCTTCTACAGCACAATAAATTTGTCAAACAGTGGATATACAAAGATGAGATGTTGAGTTTCATAAACGCAAGCgaagataattttaagCAAATCGATCCTCAAATCAATTTATTGTCATGTTACGGCGCTCTCGATGATGTTGTACCCCAAAGTGCTCCTTCCCAATTTGCCACACTGTTCCATGACCATCACCATAAACTAGTAATAATCCCAAATGCTAATCACAACTACTACGGTCACTCAAACGATCCAAATATACTCTTTAAACCACTTAATAAAGGTAGAGTTGACTATAACGATGACTTAACATCAGTATTGGTTTCGTTCATTGCTGCCGGGTAA